A portion of the Bifidobacterium sp. ESL0800 genome contains these proteins:
- a CDS encoding Type 1 glutamine amidotransferase-like domain-containing protein, producing MARMILASRVLPALHALRRGLSRRHRDPASPKWRIAYIPAADDHELSRWFRPLVRLAMRLNGFRVRTVDLATTMRDEVKRSLAASDVIWVGGGNSFHLLHELKRSGAGRVIASLVHAGKPYVGVSAGAVVAAPDISYIEPMDDRAVAADLDDTAGLNLVDFRVIPHLDHPFMGRAARLIASLERRRGHVTHVLEDAWTVVVNDAKVLIHRR from the coding sequence ATGGCAAGGATGATATTGGCGTCCCGCGTGCTGCCGGCCCTCCACGCGTTGCGGCGAGGGCTCTCCCGTCGCCATCGCGACCCGGCGTCGCCGAAATGGCGGATCGCCTATATCCCCGCCGCCGACGACCACGAGCTCAGCCGCTGGTTCCGCCCTCTGGTCCGTCTGGCGATGCGGCTCAACGGTTTCCGGGTTCGCACCGTCGATTTGGCGACGACGATGCGCGACGAGGTCAAACGTTCCCTGGCGGCGTCGGATGTCATCTGGGTGGGTGGCGGCAACAGCTTCCATCTGTTGCATGAGCTGAAACGCAGCGGCGCCGGACGTGTCATCGCGTCTCTGGTGCACGCCGGCAAGCCCTACGTCGGCGTCTCGGCCGGGGCCGTCGTCGCCGCTCCCGACATCAGCTATATCGAGCCGATGGACGATCGCGCGGTTGCAGCCGACCTCGACGACACCGCCGGTCTCAATCTGGTCGATTTCCGTGTCATTCCGCACCTCGATCATCCATTCATGGGACGTGCCGCCCGGCTCATCGCCTCGCTGGAACGGCGGCGCGGGCATGTCACGCACGTCCTTGAAGACGCATGGACGGTGGTTGTCAACGACGCCAAGGTGCTTATCCATCGTCGGTAG
- a CDS encoding glycerophosphodiester phosphodiesterase family protein, with translation MPHRSVSRHDGRNTVGKGRQSLLVRAVFAGLALAGAGIWAMSPRSCKDRERNRVPAMPDVWYAHRGLHDAGSGLSSQYRESDGEYIRLARRMARKAGYGAGRENDERPIAPENSLAAFAAACEAGYGIELDLQLTADDRVVVAHDPDLLRVAGCPQRVADLTYDQLRHIPLFPNPSVYGDAKAEPLSQAELEAEKIMPLPQQSQYQHVPLFSDVLKVVGGRVPIIVEYKFEGNSWGARQRLLMESGDKLLRDYDGAYVVESFNPLAMRWYRQNHPEVFRGQLAVSSPFPIDRNTDLQTNLHSLQRGIIPWIAGKLGFNWVSRPDFVAYDWHGGRSPQLRLVRALGAVPVAWTPRSAEELEHCVRDFGYFIFESFIPSES, from the coding sequence ATGCCACATCGTTCAGTATCGAGGCACGATGGACGTAACACTGTCGGGAAAGGTCGGCAATCGCTTCTCGTCCGTGCGGTGTTTGCCGGGTTGGCGCTTGCGGGTGCAGGTATCTGGGCCATGTCGCCAAGGTCTTGCAAAGACCGCGAACGCAATCGTGTGCCGGCCATGCCGGATGTCTGGTATGCGCATCGCGGGCTTCACGACGCCGGTTCTGGTCTGTCTTCGCAATACCGTGAAAGCGACGGGGAATATATCAGACTCGCCCGTCGTATGGCCCGCAAGGCCGGGTATGGTGCGGGTCGGGAAAATGATGAGCGACCCATCGCCCCGGAAAACTCGCTTGCCGCCTTTGCCGCGGCCTGCGAGGCAGGATACGGCATCGAACTTGACCTGCAGCTCACGGCCGACGACAGGGTCGTGGTGGCTCATGACCCGGACCTGCTGCGTGTGGCCGGTTGCCCTCAACGTGTCGCTGATCTGACATACGACCAATTGCGTCATATCCCGCTGTTCCCGAACCCGAGCGTATACGGGGATGCCAAGGCCGAGCCTCTTTCGCAAGCCGAGTTGGAGGCGGAGAAGATCATGCCGTTGCCGCAGCAAAGCCAGTACCAGCACGTCCCGCTGTTCTCTGACGTGCTGAAGGTTGTAGGCGGGCGTGTGCCGATTATCGTCGAGTACAAATTCGAAGGCAATTCGTGGGGCGCTCGCCAACGCTTGCTGATGGAAAGCGGCGACAAGCTGCTGCGTGACTATGACGGAGCGTATGTGGTGGAGTCGTTCAATCCGCTGGCCATGCGTTGGTATCGGCAGAACCATCCCGAGGTTTTCCGCGGACAGCTTGCCGTTTCATCGCCATTCCCGATTGACCGAAATACTGATTTGCAGACGAATCTGCACTCGCTGCAACGTGGCATCATCCCTTGGATCGCGGGCAAACTCGGCTTCAACTGGGTGTCGCGTCCGGATTTCGTGGCCTATGACTGGCATGGTGGTCGTTCGCCGCAGCTGCGCTTGGTTCGTGCGTTGGGTGCCGTGCCGGTGGCTTGGACCCCGCGTAGTGCCGAAGAGCTCGAACATTGCGTTCGTGATTTCGGCTACTTCATTTTCGAGTCGTTCATACCGTCGGAGAGCTGA
- a CDS encoding amino acid permease: MSATTDHTESGTSTSSQSTATGAKAGKAAHQSADPNIKAAATHPIPSLGDKGKTGNGGVQRNLKTRHVSMIALGGCIGTGLFMTSGSTISKAGPGGGLVAYIAMGIMVYFLMTSLGELATNQPVSGSFATYNAKYVDPALGFAMGWNYWFNWAITVAVDISTAALLIQYWLPHTPGWIWSLIVLVVIFLINALTVSAFGETEYWLSLIKVITVIVFLVLGFAMIFGIMFHPAVGFGNFTYKDAPFVGGFPAILSVFLIAGFSFQGTELIGVTAGESADPEHAVPKAINSVFWRILLFYVLSIFVIAALIPYTSPNLLSAADGNIAMSPFTLVFKRAGLAFAASLMNAIVLTAVLSAANSGMYASTRMLYSLAGDGYAPKFFSRTTKHGIPLAALIVTTIISLATFAASIFGQKIYMWLVAASGLTGFIAWVGIAISHFRFRRAFIKQGHQLSELKYHAKLFPLGPIIALILCIVVIGGQNIDAFVHWDWQQIGITYIGLPLVLILYIGYKIKYHTHIIPLDEVDVSPSDISKESENKETTV; the protein is encoded by the coding sequence ATGTCGGCAACAACCGACCATACCGAAAGTGGAACCAGCACTTCGTCCCAGTCTACGGCGACAGGAGCGAAGGCCGGCAAAGCAGCACACCAATCGGCCGATCCGAACATCAAGGCCGCGGCCACGCACCCCATCCCCTCGCTTGGCGACAAAGGCAAAACAGGCAACGGCGGCGTGCAACGCAACCTGAAGACCCGCCACGTCTCGATGATCGCGCTCGGCGGCTGCATCGGCACGGGCCTGTTCATGACCTCGGGCTCCACCATCTCCAAGGCAGGCCCCGGCGGCGGCTTGGTGGCCTACATCGCCATGGGCATCATGGTCTACTTTTTGATGACGAGCCTCGGCGAGCTGGCGACCAACCAGCCGGTCTCTGGCTCCTTCGCGACCTACAACGCCAAATACGTCGACCCGGCTCTCGGCTTCGCCATGGGCTGGAACTATTGGTTCAACTGGGCCATCACCGTCGCCGTCGATATCTCCACCGCGGCCCTCCTGATCCAATATTGGCTGCCCCACACTCCTGGCTGGATCTGGAGCCTCATCGTGTTGGTGGTCATCTTCCTGATCAACGCCCTGACCGTCTCCGCGTTCGGCGAGACCGAATATTGGCTGTCGCTGATCAAGGTCATCACCGTCATCGTCTTCCTCGTGTTGGGCTTCGCCATGATCTTCGGCATCATGTTCCATCCTGCGGTCGGCTTCGGCAACTTCACCTACAAGGACGCCCCGTTCGTCGGCGGGTTCCCGGCCATCCTGAGCGTCTTTCTCATCGCCGGCTTCTCGTTCCAGGGCACGGAGCTCATCGGCGTGACGGCGGGCGAATCGGCAGATCCGGAGCACGCGGTGCCAAAGGCCATCAACAGCGTCTTCTGGCGCATCCTGCTCTTCTATGTCCTTTCGATCTTCGTGATCGCCGCGCTCATCCCCTACACGAGCCCGAACCTGCTTTCGGCGGCCGACGGCAATATCGCGATGTCGCCGTTCACGCTGGTCTTCAAGCGCGCCGGCCTCGCCTTCGCCGCAAGCCTGATGAACGCCATCGTGCTGACCGCAGTGCTTTCGGCGGCCAACTCGGGCATGTATGCCTCGACGCGCATGCTCTATTCGCTGGCCGGCGACGGCTACGCCCCGAAGTTCTTCTCGCGCACGACCAAACACGGCATTCCGCTGGCCGCGCTTATCGTCACCACCATCATCTCCCTGGCCACCTTCGCCGCCTCAATCTTCGGCCAGAAGATCTACATGTGGCTCGTCGCGGCCTCGGGACTCACCGGGTTCATCGCCTGGGTCGGCATCGCCATCAGCCACTTCCGCTTCCGTCGCGCGTTCATCAAGCAAGGCCACCAGCTTTCGGAGCTGAAGTACCACGCGAAGCTCTTCCCGCTCGGCCCGATCATCGCGCTCATCCTGTGCATCGTGGTGATCGGCGGGCAGAACATCGACGCGTTCGTCCACTGGGATTGGCAGCAGATCGGCATCACCTACATCGGCCTGCCGTTGGTCCTGATCCTCTACATCGGCTACAAGATCAAGTACCACACCCACATCATCCCCCTGGATGAAGTGGACGTTTCCCCATCTGATATCTCGAAGGAGAGCGAAAACAAGGAAACGACGGTCTAG
- a CDS encoding serpin family protein: protein MPPSRTAKTSVQQFAYDSSSLFLTDRKLADEKGNTNYSPTSMWTALSMAEQGSAGTTKTELQSVLDNGTQPNTDDYHSLMLSINGRRHGKSRMQTDNSIWVQKGHPLDKDYKKSMRTGFDAEMKTVSGDASRQMSSWVDRKTHGILKPDFASNNSTLTLLNTVYANGKWQDPFDADDTTDQPFHGMKGDSTIPMMSQQATMDMARGKGFRRVDKKFDDGSTLKIVLPDQKSAASKLAGKTDSLRAMFNAKSEETKVDLELPKFKVANTFNDTIPTLKKLGIRSAFDSSSANFSKMASSEQFFIQQVIQGTSIDVGETGVKAAAYTKVAMLTGAPNPGRVNIETFIVDHPFLYEYDTPDGVPLFIGIVRNL, encoded by the coding sequence ATGCCACCGAGCAGAACCGCCAAAACCAGCGTCCAGCAATTCGCATACGACAGTTCATCCCTCTTCCTCACCGACCGGAAGCTGGCCGACGAAAAAGGCAATACGAACTATTCCCCCACCTCGATGTGGACGGCGCTTTCGATGGCTGAACAGGGATCGGCAGGAACCACCAAAACCGAGTTGCAATCCGTCCTTGACAACGGCACGCAGCCCAACACCGATGACTATCATTCGCTGATGCTCTCCATCAACGGCAGACGCCATGGCAAATCAAGGATGCAGACCGACAATTCGATATGGGTCCAGAAAGGCCATCCGCTCGATAAGGATTACAAAAAATCCATGAGGACCGGCTTTGACGCCGAGATGAAAACGGTCTCAGGCGATGCCTCCAGGCAAATGAGCTCGTGGGTGGACAGGAAGACGCATGGGATCCTCAAGCCCGATTTCGCTTCGAACAACTCCACCTTGACACTTCTCAACACTGTATATGCCAACGGAAAATGGCAGGATCCATTCGATGCGGACGACACGACTGACCAACCGTTCCATGGAATGAAAGGAGACTCGACGATTCCCATGATGAGTCAGCAAGCGACGATGGACATGGCCAGAGGCAAAGGATTCAGACGTGTCGACAAAAAATTCGACGACGGTTCCACATTGAAAATCGTGCTGCCCGACCAGAAGTCAGCGGCAAGCAAGCTGGCCGGAAAAACCGACTCTCTACGCGCAATGTTCAACGCAAAAAGCGAGGAGACCAAAGTCGACCTTGAACTTCCGAAATTCAAGGTGGCCAACACGTTTAACGACACGATACCGACCTTAAAAAAGTTGGGAATCCGTTCGGCATTTGACTCGTCCAGTGCGAATTTCTCCAAAATGGCAAGCAGCGAGCAGTTCTTCATTCAACAAGTCATCCAAGGCACCAGCATCGATGTGGGCGAAACCGGTGTCAAAGCCGCCGCATACACCAAAGTCGCGATGCTGACCGGCGCACCGAATCCAGGAAGAGTCAACATCGAAACATTCATCGTCGACCATCCGTTCCTCTACGAATACGACACCCCTGACGGAGTCCCGCTGTTCATCGGCATCGTGCGGAACCTGTAG
- the ychF gene encoding redox-regulated ATPase YchF: MSLTIGIVGLPNVGKSTMFNALTRNNVLAENYPFATIEPNTGIVPLPDKRLPVLAKLVGTEKIVPATVTFVDIAGIVKGASEGEGLGNKFLANIREADAICEVVRAFKDDDIVHVNGRVDPADDIETINTELMLADLQTIENALPKLEKELRGKKVTQEYMDAVKKAQSILSEGETIDHAASAGKIDKADIYDLHLMTAKPFIYVFNVDDTELGDTDFQKKLADSVAPAQSIFLNAQFESDLTDLDEADAREMLADAGLKESGLDQLARVGFDVLGLQTFLTAGVKEVRAWQIHQGWTAPQAAGVIHSDFERGFIKADIVSYDDFVAAKGSMNEIKEEGKLRQEGRDYVMQDGDIVDFKFNV, encoded by the coding sequence ATGTCTTTAACTATCGGAATCGTCGGGCTGCCGAATGTCGGCAAGTCCACCATGTTCAACGCTTTGACCCGCAACAACGTGCTTGCGGAGAACTATCCTTTCGCCACCATCGAGCCCAACACGGGCATCGTGCCGCTGCCCGACAAGCGTCTGCCCGTGCTCGCCAAGCTGGTGGGCACCGAGAAGATTGTGCCCGCCACCGTCACCTTCGTCGACATCGCCGGTATCGTCAAGGGTGCCTCCGAGGGCGAGGGCCTGGGCAACAAGTTCCTGGCCAACATCCGCGAGGCCGACGCGATCTGCGAGGTCGTGCGTGCGTTCAAGGATGATGACATCGTCCACGTCAACGGTCGTGTCGATCCGGCCGACGACATCGAAACCATCAACACCGAGTTGATGCTTGCCGACCTGCAGACCATCGAGAACGCGCTGCCCAAGCTCGAGAAGGAGCTGCGTGGCAAGAAGGTCACGCAGGAATATATGGACGCGGTCAAGAAAGCGCAGTCGATTCTTTCGGAAGGCGAGACCATCGACCACGCCGCCTCCGCCGGCAAAATCGACAAGGCCGACATCTACGACCTGCATCTGATGACCGCCAAGCCGTTCATCTACGTCTTCAACGTTGACGACACCGAGCTGGGCGATACGGACTTTCAGAAGAAGCTAGCCGACTCCGTTGCGCCTGCGCAGTCGATCTTCCTCAACGCGCAGTTCGAGTCCGACCTGACCGACCTCGACGAGGCCGACGCGCGCGAGATGCTCGCTGACGCGGGCCTCAAGGAATCCGGCCTCGACCAGCTGGCCCGCGTGGGCTTCGACGTGCTCGGCTTGCAGACCTTCCTCACCGCAGGTGTCAAGGAGGTGCGCGCCTGGCAGATTCATCAGGGCTGGACCGCCCCGCAGGCCGCCGGCGTCATCCACAGTGATTTCGAACGTGGTTTCATCAAGGCCGACATCGTCTCCTACGACGATTTCGTCGCCGCCAAGGGCAGCATGAACGAGATCAAGGAGGAGGGCAAGCTTCGCCAGGAGGGCCGCGACTACGTGATGCAGGACGGTGACATCGTAGACTTCAAGTTCAACGTGTGA
- a CDS encoding PD-(D/E)XK nuclease family protein codes for MSENNSLASKAMELLADPDFDQLNQRLNRVNVFDAVDMGRQEIKHSAFLAWLMDPSGPHGLGDLFIHRLLAQLYVDNSEKFAESGVASFVPLAADDLSELNVVRESEDRIDILAKTIDDRMVMCIENKVDSGLHNRQLDDYHQYIESTYGNRQYRIYVLLAPEGFEIPKDQCQNPAIWLTLSYSSVAKVLESLRDSAQGRTQILIEDYVRLLKKENIVNDEEQNKLAYNLYRNYSEVFDFVSQACTDQSAVEQYLIEKVYDPVMDDLQDKGQISNHWCWNKGRMTYYGFHTQKMNDYFGATNDDWVYAYWLYPDKVSSLLKPSMRLEVFPKGKQETTIGRMQHIRERIGSGNSSITNQNKQREIVDFPSDINLSDILETVEIDALAKETKGKLYKAMDNMLQLEKRALME; via the coding sequence ATGTCGGAGAATAATTCTTTAGCATCAAAGGCAATGGAGCTGCTTGCCGATCCGGATTTCGATCAACTTAATCAGAGACTCAACCGAGTAAATGTCTTCGACGCCGTTGACATGGGACGTCAGGAGATTAAGCATTCAGCGTTTCTTGCATGGCTTATGGATCCATCGGGACCTCATGGGCTTGGTGATTTGTTTATTCATCGGTTGCTTGCACAACTTTATGTAGATAATTCAGAGAAGTTTGCAGAGAGCGGCGTTGCAAGTTTCGTTCCTCTGGCTGCTGATGATTTATCGGAGTTGAATGTTGTCAGAGAATCTGAGGACAGGATTGATATTTTAGCAAAAACAATTGATGACAGAATGGTGATGTGTATTGAGAACAAAGTTGATTCTGGATTGCATAATCGTCAATTGGACGATTATCACCAATACATTGAATCCACATACGGTAATCGTCAATATCGTATTTACGTATTGTTAGCACCTGAAGGTTTTGAAATTCCGAAAGATCAGTGCCAAAATCCAGCTATTTGGCTGACATTATCTTATTCGTCTGTAGCTAAAGTGTTGGAATCTTTGAGAGACTCTGCGCAGGGGCGCACTCAGATTCTTATTGAAGATTATGTGAGGTTATTAAAGAAGGAGAATATTGTGAACGATGAAGAACAGAATAAGCTTGCTTATAACTTGTATCGTAATTATTCCGAGGTTTTTGATTTTGTGAGTCAAGCATGTACTGATCAATCTGCGGTTGAACAGTATTTGATTGAGAAAGTCTATGATCCTGTTATGGATGATTTACAAGATAAAGGCCAAATAAGTAATCATTGGTGCTGGAATAAAGGACGAATGACATACTATGGATTTCATACTCAAAAGATGAATGATTACTTTGGTGCAACAAATGATGACTGGGTGTATGCATATTGGCTTTATCCGGATAAAGTTTCATCGCTTTTGAAACCGAGCATGAGGCTTGAGGTCTTCCCGAAAGGTAAACAGGAAACGACAATTGGTAGAATGCAACATATTCGTGAGAGAATAGGTAGTGGCAATTCGTCAATAACTAACCAGAATAAACAGCGCGAAATCGTTGATTTTCCGTCGGATATCAACTTGAGCGATATCCTTGAAACTGTTGAGATTGATGCTCTTGCAAAAGAGACAAAGGGCAAATTATATAAAGCAATGGATAATATGCTTCAATTGGAGAAAAGAGCTTTAATGGAATGA
- a CDS encoding Fic family protein, which translates to MTIQHIASPLMTTKGLAGLLYRMGRTFDGLNTSRMATEEFLRTGNPNVVGSRNDYALLCDLKDASSYVIEYDYSTRPMDLAWFTGINAKMTRTAAMEPGVLRTTENVIVSTRRGTYTPPVPSAAAIEQELDLVSDDSTSVASSTADSPAAPAHNVQPLERASHLFATLAKMQPFGDGNKRTALLAANGLLLKLHSSAILAVPVEPPDRDTFNDKLSAWYFDNDPSVIDWFANWNHTHCTEQYSNSKNIAYPNL; encoded by the coding sequence ATGACAATTCAGCATATTGCCTCTCCTCTGATGACTACCAAAGGGCTCGCCGGGCTGCTCTACCGGATGGGACGAACCTTTGACGGGCTCAATACCTCGCGCATGGCAACCGAAGAGTTTCTGCGCACCGGCAATCCCAACGTCGTCGGTTCGCGCAACGACTATGCACTGCTTTGCGATTTGAAAGACGCCTCCTCGTATGTCATCGAATACGACTATTCGACACGGCCTATGGATCTGGCATGGTTCACCGGCATCAACGCGAAAATGACCCGCACCGCAGCCATGGAGCCTGGCGTTCTAAGAACGACGGAAAACGTCATCGTCTCCACCCGCCGAGGCACCTATACCCCGCCTGTGCCTTCTGCCGCGGCAATCGAGCAGGAACTGGATTTAGTTTCTGACGACAGCACGTCAGTAGCGTCAAGCACAGCAGATAGCCCCGCAGCACCCGCACACAATGTGCAGCCCCTCGAACGTGCCTCACACCTCTTCGCAACGCTAGCCAAGATGCAGCCGTTCGGCGACGGCAACAAACGCACCGCCCTACTCGCCGCCAACGGCCTGCTGCTCAAGCTACATTCATCCGCCATCCTCGCCGTCCCGGTAGAGCCACCAGACCGCGATACCTTCAACGACAAACTGAGTGCTTGGTACTTCGATAATGACCCATCTGTTATCGATTGGTTTGCTAATTGGAACCACACGCATTGCACAGAGCAATATTCAAACTCAAAGAATATAGCTTATCCCAATCTATAA
- a CDS encoding DUF4160 domain-containing protein has translation MPEVSRFFGIIIKMVYQDEGKHHKPHVHVKYGDFKASIGIDGEVLAGSLPERQYKLVAAWLELHESELYLAWNEAISGKPFNKIKPLS, from the coding sequence ATGCCGGAAGTAAGCAGATTTTTCGGAATCATCATCAAGATGGTGTATCAGGATGAAGGCAAACATCATAAGCCGCACGTACATGTGAAGTATGGTGATTTTAAGGCTTCCATCGGCATCGATGGTGAAGTGTTGGCGGGTTCTTTGCCGGAAAGACAATACAAATTGGTGGCCGCGTGGCTTGAATTGCATGAGAGTGAATTGTACCTTGCATGGAATGAAGCTATAAGCGGTAAGCCTTTTAATAAAATAAAGCCTTTGTCATAA
- a CDS encoding DUF2442 domain-containing protein: MFVHDGIVYADSPSGELEVLDAHATGDYTMVVTFSNGKTRLCDFSEMFDDVPAFAPLRDEAVFEHFQLEDGVLTWQDGSIDISPSYLYNHSYEYDAHGALVSA; this comes from the coding sequence ATGTTCGTACATGATGGAATCGTTTATGCGGATTCTCCGAGTGGTGAATTAGAGGTCCTTGATGCTCATGCGACCGGGGACTATACCATGGTGGTTACGTTTTCGAACGGGAAAACTCGGCTTTGCGATTTTAGCGAAATGTTTGATGATGTTCCCGCGTTTGCCCCGTTGCGTGACGAGGCTGTTTTTGAGCATTTTCAGTTGGAAGACGGTGTACTGACGTGGCAAGATGGATCTATCGATATCTCTCCGTCGTATCTTTATAATCATTCTTACGAATATGACGCTCATGGAGCGTTGGTTTCCGCCTGA
- a CDS encoding SDR family oxidoreductase, whose amino-acid sequence MADQRRVVILGGHGKVALLAEPKLKAAGFAVDAVIRNPAQSDDVRKAGANPVVFDMEHANVDSFAGLFEDAVAVVFSAGAGGGDADRTHAVDYQAAVNAIDAAQKAGVRRFVMVSYDTADRDPQTMGWPESFLPYAQAKHDADAHLIDSSLEYTILGPGVLTLEPETDKIVLTNDHTMIDGKPATPEQRATSRGNVAAVIARVLSADVAKRKTIAFYDGDQPIDEVLV is encoded by the coding sequence ATGGCTGATCAGCGACGTGTGGTGATTTTGGGCGGGCATGGCAAGGTGGCGTTGCTCGCCGAGCCGAAGCTGAAGGCTGCGGGATTCGCGGTCGATGCGGTTATCCGTAACCCTGCGCAGTCCGACGATGTGCGTAAGGCCGGCGCAAATCCGGTGGTCTTCGATATGGAACATGCCAACGTCGACAGCTTTGCTGGCTTGTTTGAAGACGCTGTGGCTGTCGTGTTCTCGGCCGGTGCCGGTGGTGGCGACGCTGACAGGACTCATGCCGTCGACTATCAGGCCGCGGTCAACGCGATTGATGCGGCGCAAAAAGCGGGCGTACGTCGCTTTGTCATGGTCTCCTACGATACGGCCGACCGTGACCCGCAGACGATGGGCTGGCCGGAGTCGTTCCTGCCGTACGCGCAGGCCAAGCATGACGCCGACGCGCACCTGATTGATTCCTCGCTCGAATACACGATTCTGGGTCCGGGCGTGCTGACGCTCGAGCCCGAAACCGACAAAATCGTTCTAACTAACGACCACACGATGATCGACGGCAAGCCGGCCACGCCCGAGCAACGTGCGACCTCGCGCGGCAACGTCGCGGCGGTCATCGCCCGCGTGCTCAGCGCCGATGTGGCCAAGCGCAAGACCATCGCCTTCTACGACGGCGACCAGCCGATCGACGAGGTTCTTGTCTGA
- a CDS encoding zinc ribbon domain-containing protein — MQQKQYVCEKCGCQHYISDQFQATGGEFAKLFNVQNKKFITVSCTQCGFTELYRAETDAGMNVLDFLMN, encoded by the coding sequence ATGCAGCAGAAACAGTACGTATGCGAAAAATGCGGTTGCCAACACTACATTTCCGATCAGTTCCAGGCGACGGGCGGGGAATTCGCCAAGCTCTTCAATGTGCAGAACAAGAAGTTCATCACCGTCAGTTGCACCCAATGCGGCTTCACGGAGCTCTATCGCGCCGAAACCGACGCCGGCATGAACGTTCTCGATTTCCTGATGAACTGA
- a CDS encoding DUF488 domain-containing protein codes for MTIALKRVYEAAEDADGYRVLVDRLWPRGISKVKAKLDLWLKEIGPSAELRKWFGHDPAKFDEFADKYRKELDENAETVGKLVAICHEQPKVTLLYGAKDPHNNQAVVLKDYLGKRLS; via the coding sequence ATGACGATTGCGTTGAAACGGGTGTATGAGGCGGCCGAAGATGCCGACGGCTACCGCGTCTTGGTCGACAGGCTTTGGCCGCGCGGCATTTCAAAGGTGAAGGCGAAACTCGATCTGTGGCTCAAGGAAATCGGGCCGAGCGCCGAGCTGCGCAAGTGGTTCGGCCACGATCCTGCCAAGTTCGACGAGTTCGCCGATAAATACCGCAAAGAGCTAGACGAAAACGCGGAAACGGTCGGCAAGTTGGTCGCGATATGCCACGAACAGCCCAAAGTCACCTTGCTCTATGGCGCCAAAGACCCACACAACAACCAGGCAGTGGTTTTGAAGGATTATCTCGGCAAGCGGCTTTCGTAG
- a CDS encoding nuclear transport factor 2 family protein: protein MATVTLSIPRARKRERAISDYFNMWVTRDFDKLDAIFAPDCVYEESNGHIYENRNQIHHWIEDSLEHQAVSMWKIANFTHARGREGQPSITVFWTLAGREREGESYDYDGVSVIEFNRQNKIKRVREFRAKRRRDYPYKGE, encoded by the coding sequence ATGGCGACAGTGACGTTATCGATACCGAGGGCACGTAAGCGCGAGCGTGCCATTTCCGACTACTTCAACATGTGGGTGACCCGCGATTTCGACAAGCTCGACGCGATTTTCGCTCCTGATTGCGTCTATGAGGAATCCAACGGGCATATCTACGAAAACCGCAACCAGATTCATCACTGGATTGAGGATTCGCTGGAGCACCAGGCCGTGTCGATGTGGAAGATAGCCAATTTCACCCATGCCCGCGGTCGTGAAGGGCAGCCGTCAATCACCGTTTTCTGGACGCTCGCAGGGCGGGAACGCGAGGGCGAATCCTACGACTACGACGGGGTTTCGGTCATCGAGTTCAATCGACAGAACAAGATCAAGCGGGTGCGTGAGTTCCGGGCCAAGCGCCGTCGCGATTACCCGTACAAGGGCGAGTAG